Proteins encoded by one window of Kribbella flavida DSM 17836:
- a CDS encoding WhiB family transcriptional regulator, translating into MSVSFLDAFTEVAASQDLPCRSYAPELFFAESPADVEYAKSLCTTCPLKAECLAGALERSEPWGVWGGELFVQGVVVPRKRPRGRPRKSDTVTAA; encoded by the coding sequence ATGAGCGTGAGCTTCCTCGATGCATTCACCGAGGTGGCCGCGTCGCAGGACCTGCCCTGTCGGTCCTACGCGCCCGAGCTTTTCTTCGCAGAGTCCCCGGCGGACGTCGAGTACGCCAAGTCTCTGTGCACCACGTGCCCGCTGAAGGCGGAGTGCCTGGCCGGCGCGCTCGAGCGCTCCGAGCCGTGGGGAGTGTGGGGTGGGGAGCTGTTCGTCCAGGGAGTGGTGGTTCCGCGCAAGCGGCCCCGTGGACGTCCCCGCAAGAGCGACACCGTGACCGCTGCCTGA